From Canis aureus isolate CA01 chromosome 7, VMU_Caureus_v.1.0, whole genome shotgun sequence, a single genomic window includes:
- the C7H6orf132 gene encoding uncharacterized protein C6orf132 homolog, whose translation MKKSQTVQGTFSKLFGRKHANPAGTSLYATNPPWIFTREAPEEGSRELGGIYAGDNRFDSVSESGTATLKARPRVRPLLTFLPLNAQENHGLAVPTPSVPGDFADKELTGTSSLVNGNLRLYSSVGDLRPGHYGQDPLIPPPPPGPAPGPPPDTWQPREESPPPPPPPPMAPPPPPLLLEPPPPPSMAPPPPPVLGVPAPLSTLSSPSTPTPPDFIPPAPPLASVAPPPPPLPAPAPPASPHTTGTHLFPPGGVTKWKSEVALNGRLPETPRTSPPPSPAEPKGSLLGPKPDSHLTFPRSLKVPPPTPVRTSSIPAQEAQGTPPEEEVATKKAPNRLPLPPTFHIRPASQVYPNRAPEPDHPGEQRAAAPGSPRLGQAQSWTKEHAETPPPAPPLPPPAPPQPPPAPPLPPAAPPLPSAQKAAPLPSGFTKSRKPSSPAPKPKPNPPSPEDTASSAPVDWRDPSQMEKLRSELAAYLCGSRREDRPLSHKAGPTAAFQEKEGKNGPSLPEKEVPPSLPEKEVLPSAPEKSPCSLPEKGAATSLTLPPVDYIPQDSLTPSVRQIRSELEARLSSSAEKEAKPSIGSLPPKPRLEGGRIFENRGDNGKFSKPVAKNLPPQSTTPLPTTPLQSKATPGPALPPKPTPGPAAPPKATPGPVLPSAATAVPTTSSQLIEKNLVPGGQWEKLKPQELTEPLQIEAGGHPTEASKPPMLGTHPSPALPPKRSPGGEEGTFLYKLHRNQRSPREEAVMGLAPPATGSAVGSGDPAEVKEPQRQPANTPASAQPADDVLRHPVTGELVQPGSPMALLLAARQRAQKGRPGGLALGRSALPGSLRDHSSQPQAGSDSICHTEGQPNSFTVVPKLPKEAEKDPQLAAGLSQWKPQPRGAPEAREPSLRHNATKAEPQAPAARERPASSNLSQGRLLPKSFSSPPSPSCKRDDDDDDDEGGEFHFEVIPPPPEFSNDPEPPAPAPAPAPPHLGRRASPPRNTFAAVEQAWAPRGFSRLPGGPERGPGGGGGGGGSLIKKRLYVGEPPRSPGQPRGGPGRSLSSPSCFGPPGGPDLRRVRAPPGGLHARRLSAEGAARGEAKFKAPGGGGGGGDYRLGPAAGRSPHGTPHYGSPINTFTVRPGTRHPISYVYSGNHRKPPS comes from the exons AATGCCCAGGAAAACCATGGACTGGCTGTGCCCACCCCCTCTGTCCCAGGAGACTTTGCAGACAAAGAATTGACAG GTACCAGCTCACTAGTCAACGGCAACCTCCGACTGTACAGCTCTGTGGGTGACCTAAGACCTGGGCATTATGGGCAGGACCCACTcatccccccaccgcccccaggcccagccccgggGCCACCCCCAGACACTTGGCAACCTCGAGAGGAgtccccaccacctccacctccacctcccatgGCTCCCCCACCGCCTCCCCTGCTGCtggaacccccacccccacccagcatgGCCCCACCTCCGCCCCCAGTATTAGGGGTCCCAGCCCCCCTCTCCACCCTTTCCTCCCCATCCACACCTACCCCTCCGGACTTCATTCCTCCTGCCCCACCCTTGGCCTCTgtagccccacccccaccccctttgccagccccagcacccccagcatcTCCTCATACAACAGGGACTCACCTCTTCCCCCCTGGGGGTGTCACCAAGTGGAAATCGGAGGTAGCACTGAATGGCAGGCTGCCAGAGACCCCCCGAACCAGCCCCCCGCCGAGCCCAGCTGAGCCAAAGGGGAGCCTTCTGGGACCTAAGCCGGACTCCCACCTTACTTTCCCCCGCTCACTCAAAgtgcctcccccaaccccagtcAGGACTTCATCCATCCCAGCTCAGGAAGCACAGGGAACTCCTCCAGAGGAAGAAGTGGCCACCAAGAAAGCCCCCAATCGACTCCCACTGCCTCCCACCTTCCACATCCGCCCCGCGTCCCAGGTCTACCCGAACAGGGCCCCTGAGCCAGACCACCCAGGGGAGCAGCGCGCTGcagccccaggcagccccaggcTGGGCCAGGCCCAGTCCTGGACGAAGGAACATGCAGAGACTCCACCaccggcccctcccctcccacctcctgcacCCCCGCAACCTCCCCCAGCACCGCCACTGCCCCCAGCTGCTCCTCCTTTACCTTCTGCTCAGAAGGCAGCTCCTCTACCTTCTGGGTTCACAAAAAGCCGCAAACCCAGCTCCCCTGCTCCCAAACCCAAACCTAACCCCCCCAGCCCAGAGGACACGGCCTCCTCAGCGCCTGTGGACTGGCGGGATCCCAGCCAGATGGAAAAGCTTCGGAGTGAGCTCGCGGCCTATCTCTGTGGCTCCAGGAGGGAGGACCGACCCCTCAGTCACAAGGCAGGCCCAACAGCGGCCTTTCAGGAGAAGGAGGGCAAGAACGGCCCCAGCCTGCCAGAGAAGGAGGTTCCTCCAAGCCTGCCAGAGAAGGAGGTCCTCCCAAGCGCTCCTGAGAAGAGTCCCTGCAGCCTGCCAGAGAAGGGGGCTGCCACCAGCCTGACCCTCCCCCCCGTGGACTACATCCCCCAAGACTCCCTGACTCCCAGTGTCCGGCAGATCCGGAGTGAGCTGGAGGCCCGGCTCTCCTCATCAGCAGAGAAGGAAGCCAAGCCCAGCATCGGGTCTCTGCCTCCCAAACCTCGGCTGGAAGGGGGAAGAATCTTTGAAAACAGGGGTGATAATGGGAAATTCTCTAAGCCTGTGGCCAAGAATTTGCCACCGCAATCCACCACCCCTCTGCCAACCACACCACTTCAGTCCAAGGCCACACCTGGGCCAGCCTTACCACCCAAGCCCACGCCTGGACCAGCCGCACCACCCAAGGCCACGCCTGGGCCTGTCCTCCCATCCGCAGCCACAGCGGTACCCACCACATCATCCCAGCTGATAGAGAAGAACCTAGTCCCAGGTGGTCAGTGGGAGAAGCTGAAACCTCAAGAACTTACGGAGCCTCTCCAGATAGAGGCAGGAGGGCACCCCACAGAGGCCAGTAAGCCTCCTATGCTGGGAACCCACCCATCTCCAGCCCTCCCACCAAAGAGATCCCCTGGCGGAGAAGAGGGGACATTTCTCTACAAGCTCCATCGCAACCAGAGAAGCCCCAGAGAAGAGGCTGTTATGGGGTTGGCACCGCCGGCCACAGGTTCAGCTGTAGGGTCGGGAGACCCTGCGGAGGTGAAGGAGCCCCAGCGGCAGCCAGCCAACACCCCCGCCTCGGCCCAGCCTGCAGATGACGTCCTCAGACATCCGGTGACCGGGGAGCTGGTGCAGCCAGGCTCCCCGATGGCTCTGCTCCTCGCAGCCAGGCAGAGGGCGCAGAAGGGGCGGCCGGGAGGCCTTGCCCTGGGCCGGTCCGCCCTGCCAGGGAGCCTCCGTGACCACAGCAGCCAGCCCCAAGCAGGCTCGGACAGCATCTGCCACACGGAGGGCCAGCCCAACTCTTTCACCGTGGTCCCCAAGCTACCCAAGGAGGCGGAGAAGGACCCCCAGCTGGCCGCCGGACTCAGTCAGTGGAAGCCGCAGCCCCGAGGAGCCCCCGAGGCCAGGGAGCCAAGCCTCAGGCACAACGCGACAAAGGCAGAGCCCCAGGCCCCCGCGGCCCGGGAGAGGCCGGCGTCCTCCAACCTGTCCCAGGGCCGCCTGCTGCCCAAATCCTTCTcgtcccctccttctccttcctgcaAGAgggacgacgacgacgacgacgacgaggGCGGGGAGTTCCACTTTGAGGTCATCCCGCCGCCGCCCGAGTTCAGCAACGACCCcgagcccccggccccggccccggccccggcccccccgcaCCTGGGGCGCCGGGCGTCCCCTCCCCGGAACACCTTCGCGGCCGTGGAGCAGGCCTGGGCGCCTCGCGGCTTCTCGCGCCTCCCGGGGGGCCCGGAGcgcggcccgggcgggggcgggggcgggggcgggtcgCTCATCAAGAAGCGCCTGTACGTGGGGgagcccccccgcagccccggacAGCCCCGCGGCGGCCCCGGCCGCAGCCTCAGCTCCCCCAGCTGCTTCGGGCCGCCCGGGGGCCCCGACCTGCGGCGCGTCCGCGCGCCCCCCGGAGGCCTGCACGCGCGGAGGCTGTCGGCGGAGGGCGCGGCCCGCGGCGAGGCCAAGTTCAAGGCgcccggcggcggcggaggcggaggcgacTACCGGCTCGGGCCCGCGGCCGGCAG GTCTCCCCACGGCACCCCCCACTACGGAAGCCCCATTAACACGTTCACCGTGAGGCCTGGGACCCGCCATCCCATCTCCTACGTGTACTCTGGGAACCACCGGAAACCCCCATCCTGA